The DNA region ACATCCTCTGGACGTGGAACGCCCTCTCCCTGTCGCTGTACACGCGGCCTCCGTCCCGACCGGGTAATCCCCCGGTCCAACTTCCTGCCGCACCCCCCTCGTGCACTGATCGGAGGTGTCGCGTCCCCATCGGCGGGATAATCCGACGAGCCAGCCTGCGCATTCACCTCGTGCCGGTGCTGCGCATCGCATCATGGGCATACACGACAGCGAATCTTGTCCACAGTGCGGCAGTTCGCCGACAGCCCGGCTTCGCAGCGCCGAAAAAAACGCGGGCGTACCCTCAAAGTGAGAGCACGTCCGCGCTCGATCCGCCGCTTTCTGGATGAGGAAGCCGGTTTCGGCCCTATGAGCCGGCTCTTCCTAGATGTACGGCGTGAGGTCGGGGATGACGGCGTCGGCGGGGATGGAGGGATCGCCGCTGCTCACCCACGCGGGGATCGCCGGGTCGGCCGCGATGAGCTCGTCCATCGTCACGAACTGGTAGCCCAGGTTCTGGAACGTCTCGATGAGCGTCGGCAGCGCCATGACGTCGCAACTGCGATCGCCACCGCCGTCGTGCATCAGGATGACGGCCCCGTTGTAGTTCGTGGCGTCGAGCCCCTTCGTGCAGTTGGCGATAATGGCATCGGCACCCGCCTGCCCCTGGCCTGCGACGCGCCAGTCCTCCGAGTCGACCGTCCAATAGGCCGAGTACGTCATCTCCCCCAGCGTCTGCAGGAAGTTCTTGCAGTAGTACTCGCCATACGGCGGGCGAATGACGACGGGGCGCACGCCGCACGACGACTCGATGGAGTCGTACGCCGAGGAGACCTCCGCCTTCATCTGGTCGACGGGGAGCTGCGGCAAATTCTGATGCGAGTTGGTGTGGCTCGCCATCTGGTGCCCCTCGTCGACGCAGCGCTTGCACAGCTCCGGGTAGGCCAGGGCGTTGTCGCCGAGGTTGAAGAACGTGGCCTTGGCGCCGTACTGGGCGAGGATGTCGAGGTACTGCGCCGTGTAGGGGTCGGCCGGGCCGTCGTCGAACGTCAGCGCGACCATGGGGCGCTCGCCCTGCGGGTTGATGTGCGTGGCGGCGATGATGAGGTCCTGGGCCTCCTGCGTCACGCCGTGGTTGATGACGCGCCCCGAGACGTTGCCCGTCTCGACGGTCTCGACGCCCTCCCTGCCCCACTGCGCCACGCAGCCGATCGTGCTCAGGTAGTAGGTGTTGCCGTCATTGGGGTCCATGAGCGTGCCGTCAGGGGCGCGGAACTGCACGCCGGCCGGCTGGGTGCGCGTCTCGGTCTTCGTGGACTCCTCGACGACGTCGGTGCCGTTCTGGAACTCGATCTGGTCGCCCTCGCCGACGCGGTAGGACTCCGGGTCGACCTCCTGGCCGTTGACGACGAGCTTGTAGGGGTTGCCACCGCCCTGCTCCAGGACCACGGCGGGGTTGGCCTCGTCGGAGATGGAGACGAGGTTGCCGGCGGCCGGGTAGGCGTAGCCGCGCTTGATGAGGTCCTGCGCCGTCGAGCTCACCGGCACGTCACGCTGGGTGCCGTTGACCTCGCAGGCCACGGCGCGGTGCGTCCACCACGTGACGCCGCCCACGCCCAGCAGCGCCACCAGGCCGATCGCGCAGCCGCCCGCGACCATCTGGCGGCGCGTCAGGCCGCCCCGCCCGCCGCCGCTGTTCAGGCCGGGGACGTACTCGCCTCCCGTGACGGGGCGCACGCCGGCGGCGCGGCCGGCGGAGGGACGCGTCGAGGAGTACGCCGTGCCGCGGCCCTCCTGGTAGACGCGGCCGGAGCGCGCCGAGGAGGCGCCGCGGGAGCGGGAGCGCCCGGCGGCGGGGACGGCGTAGGGGTCCTCGCCAGAAGACTGCGCACCCTGCTCGTAGGGGTCGCCGTAGCCCGCGCCACCCTGGCTGTACGCGCCACGATCATAGGCGCTGCGGCTGTTCCGGCTGTACGGCGAGCCCTGCGCCGACCGGGACGAACCGGAGGCGTAGGGAGAGTCGTCGTGCTGGTTCCAGTCGCCGGTATCGCGGCCGCGTGAGTTCGCCATGGGAGCACATCCGTTTCTGCGTTTTGGCTTCTTGTGCGCGTGCGCCATCCCCATATGCGGCGCGCGCAGATTCTTCAACTATGGAGCGAATCGATGGCATTGTCAAATCTTACTGAAAAGCAAGGTAATCATGCCAAAAGCGGCTTTTTTGCAGGTTCACGGCCCACGCGGCGCCTCGACCTGCACCCCCTCCGGGCCTGAGAAAGTCCCGAAGGCAGAATGCCGGCCGACACCGCAATCAGCTTCACCGAAGAAGCAAACGGGAGCCTCAGCTCGGGCGGGCAACACCGGCGGGGAGGCACACGAAAGCGGGCGCGTTTTGCAGTTGTGCTAGGTTTTGCGAAACAGAGCCCCCAAATTGACCCCGAACTTCGGTTGTGCTGGGTTTGCAGGGATCGCCGCAGTCGGGCAGAGCGCTGCTTCTTAGGGAAACCGCAGGTAGACGAGTTTGGGAGGGGATGCCCTCCGCAAGCCGGGCGCCCGGATAGCCGCACAAACCTTGCACGACCGCAATACGCGCCCATTTCCAGCCCCAGGTTTTGCAAGACTTCGCACAAACGCAAAGTTCGCCCCTGCAGAAGAGGGGCCGCGCTTCGCCGGGCGCCTCAAGCTATGCATTCGTCCAGAAAAGAAGCTGGGGGCTCTACCTGCCCCCAGAGGAAATCGAGATATCACCGTTTGCAGAAGGAGGGCGCGGGCGCGCATCGCCGGCGCGCCCGTGCCCCTCGCCTAGTCTTCCTGCGTTTCTGTAGCCGGGGTGCTGGGCGCCGCGCTCTTGGCCGGAGCCGCTGGCTCGCCCATCTCTGCCGGCACCTTCGCGGGGGCGGCCTTCTTGGCAGTCTGAACGTCGTCCGCTCCCGATACCTTCCCGGCAGAGGGCGTCTTGGAAGCCGCAGGCTTCGCCGCCTCGGCAGCAGCATCCTTCGCGGAGGCCTTTGCGGTCGAGGCCTTCGGCTTGGAAGAGCTCGCAGACTTCGCACCCGCTACCTTGCCCGCAGATGTGGCCTTCGGCTTGGCGGCAGCCTTTGCCTCGCCCTTCTCGCCCGCGCCAGCCTTCGAGGCAGACGCGGCCTTGCTTGCGCCCGCCTTCGCGGCACCGGCCCCGCTCGCAGACTTCGACGTCGACGAGGACGCCTTGGCCTTCGTGGTGGTCGACGCAGGCTTTGCCGCGCTGGTCGACGCAGCCTTGCTCGTACCCGCCTTCGCGGTGCCCGCGGTGCTCGCGGCCTTGCCAGCCTTGGGCGCCGCACTCGTCTTGCTCGCCGAGCTCTTCGTGCCCGCGCCCGCCGTCTTCCCGCTCGCCGTGCTCTTCGCGCTCGCGGGGCTCTTCGTGCCCGCAGAGCTCGCCTTCGTGCCCGCGGCGCCCTTCGCACTCGCGCCCGCCGTCTTCCCGCTCGCCGTGCTCTTCGTGCCAGTGGAGCTCTTCGTACCCGCGGGGCTCGCCTTCGTACCCGCACT from Coriobacteriia bacterium includes:
- a CDS encoding polysaccharide deacetylase family protein: MANSRGRDTGDWNQHDDSPYASGSSRSAQGSPYSRNSRSAYDRGAYSQGGAGYGDPYEQGAQSSGEDPYAVPAAGRSRSRGASSARSGRVYQEGRGTAYSSTRPSAGRAAGVRPVTGGEYVPGLNSGGGRGGLTRRQMVAGGCAIGLVALLGVGGVTWWTHRAVACEVNGTQRDVPVSSTAQDLIKRGYAYPAAGNLVSISDEANPAVVLEQGGGNPYKLVVNGQEVDPESYRVGEGDQIEFQNGTDVVEESTKTETRTQPAGVQFRAPDGTLMDPNDGNTYYLSTIGCVAQWGREGVETVETGNVSGRVINHGVTQEAQDLIIAATHINPQGERPMVALTFDDGPADPYTAQYLDILAQYGAKATFFNLGDNALAYPELCKRCVDEGHQMASHTNSHQNLPQLPVDQMKAEVSSAYDSIESSCGVRPVVIRPPYGEYYCKNFLQTLGEMTYSAYWTVDSEDWRVAGQGQAGADAIIANCTKGLDATNYNGAVILMHDGGGDRSCDVMALPTLIETFQNLGYQFVTMDELIAADPAIPAWVSSGDPSIPADAVIPDLTPYI